The window GCGCCTGTGCGGGAGCGCCGCGGTGGCCGCGGCGGTTGTGCTGGCCGGCCTGCCGGCGTGGGGGGCGGGACCGGCCGGACCGGACCGGTCACACATGGTGGAACGGCGGGTGGGCGATGGCCACGCGCTGCGGGATGCGGGGTGGGGGGGAGTGCAGATCCAGGTCGTCCACCTGAGCCCGGACGCCGTCCCGTCCGCCGCCCGGACTCTTCTCGGTCGCTATCCCCTGGACCGTTACACGATCTTCCTGGTGTCCCTGGACACCCACGCCGGGGATCTGAGCGGCTACGACATGGCCGCCCTCTCCGAGCTCGTCGCCGCCGGGAAGACGTACGCGCCGGTGCGGTGGGAGGGGATTGCCGAGAGCAGTCACCACCGCCTGGGCGCGTTGATCTTTCCTCGGGTGGACCTTCCGGCCGACCTGGTGATCCGGGCCGTCGGCGGCGTAGCGGCTCGGACCTTCCGGTGGCTGCCGTGACGGCCGCCATTCCGATCCGGACGGGGCGGCAGGCTCACCGGCCGCTGGTGGCCGGCGCGGCGGCGGCGGTCGGGCTGGCGACCGCGTACAGCCTGATCATCGCGCTGGCGTCCCGGTCCTGGTCGCACCTGGTGGCCCAGTGGCGCGCCGACGCCGTCTTCCTGGTGCTGGTGGCCACGGGGTTCGGAATCCAGGTGGGCCTGTACCGGCACGTCCGGCAGGTCGCGCACGGGGGCGGGGGGGTCGCCGCCGTGTCCGCGGGGGGTACGGCGTCGTCCACTGCGGCCATGGTCGCCTGCTGCCTGCACCACCTGTCCGACGTGGTGCCGTTTGTGGGGCTGGCGGGCGCGGCGGCGTTCCTGACGGCCTACAGGGTCCCGGTGATCGTGGTCAGTCTCGGAGCCAACGCGGCCGGGATCACCCTCATGGTGCGGGCGCTGCGGCACGCCCGGAAGGCAGCGACCTGCCACTGAGCGCGGGACGGACGCCTACGTCTTCTGCACCTGCAGGGTGCGCAGGGGACAGTAGGCGTCCCGCCACATCCTCTGCTGGCGGGCCCACGCGGCCCACACCTCGTCCCCGAGTTCGGCCCGCCGGGCGGCGGAGAAGATCCGGATGTCGTCGCCCCGGCTCTGGGCGGCGAAGTGCACCAGGAGCAGGCAGGGGAACTCCGGGCACAGCCCGCAGTGCTCCACCCGGTGCTCCTTGGCGCAGGAGTAGACGGGGCAGATCTTCTCCAGCCCGGCCTCACCCTGGGTCCCGCAGGTGGCGGCCAGGGCCTCGTACCAGGCGCTGCCCTCCCAGTACAGGCCGCAGATGGCGGCGAAGTCCTGCGGAGCCTGCTTGGGGGGGACGTCGCTCACGGAACTTTCGGCGTGGGTCATCGGCACTCGCCTCCGACATCCAACCTAGCCGACGTGGGTGAGGGTGGCCATCCGGCGTGCACCGTATATCCCTCACCCGGCCCTCTCCCCGACGGGGAGAGGGGGATGCGGTTGGGCCTACCGGCCCCTCTCCTGCGGGTAGCCGCTGAGGGCGGCCAGGTCCTCAAGCGACAGGACGCCTTCATAGCGCCGCCCGCCGATGTCCCAGGTGGGATACGCCCGAATGCCGGCCGCGGCGCAGAGGTCGGGCCGGCCCTGAGGGGAGCGAGGGTCGCACTCGATGTAGGGCAGCAGGGCGGCGGCCTCCCCGAACATCCTCTTCTGGTCCTCGCAGTGCGGGCACCAGTATGCTCCATAGAACTTCGCCCCCGTGGCCGCCAGGTGGCGCGCCAGGCCGGCGGCATAGGACTGGTCGGCGGACACAGGTGCGGAAGCCGCATACCCGGCCACCAGGAAGACGGCCGCGGCCAGCGCCGTCCCGCCGGCCCAGGCCCAGCTGCGGCTGGGGGCTGCGGCCGGTTGACGGATGACGAGGTAGGCGAGCAGGGCCAGCGTCAGCAGGGCGGACAGCAGGCACAGACTGCAGGTCACCCGGAGGACCGTCTGCTGGACGACCACAAAGACCGCCGAGGCCCCCACTCCCACCCCCGCCAGGGGCACCGCCAGGGACCACCGCCGCTTCGGCGGCGCCGGGCGCGCTCCCAGAACGAAGAGCGCGGCATAATAGACAAGTCCCAGCAAGGCCACCGGCAAGCCGAAGACGGCGGCGTACCGGCTGGACTGCACCACGTCGCACCCGCCGCCCAGAGGGCAGTACACCGGCGCGTGGGCCGCGCGGGCGTACAGCAGGTAGCCGCTGAGGAGGACTCCCAGGCCCGCGAGGGCTGTCAGCCACACGTCGGGCGACGGACCCGGAGGCCGCGCC is drawn from Armatimonadota bacterium and contains these coding sequences:
- a CDS encoding DUF3795 domain-containing protein; translated protein: MTHAESSVSDVPPKQAPQDFAAICGLYWEGSAWYEALAATCGTQGEAGLEKICPVYSCAKEHRVEHCGLCPEFPCLLLVHFAAQSRGDDIRIFSAARRAELGDEVWAAWARQQRMWRDAYCPLRTLQVQKT
- a CDS encoding vitamin K epoxide reductase family protein, yielding MSRQSPHQRRAARPPGPSPDVWLTALAGLGVLLSGYLLYARAAHAPVYCPLGGGCDVVQSSRYAAVFGLPVALLGLVYYAALFVLGARPAPPKRRWSLAVPLAGVGVGASAVFVVVQQTVLRVTCSLCLLSALLTLALLAYLVIRQPAAAPSRSWAWAGGTALAAAVFLVAGYAASAPVSADQSYAAGLARHLAATGAKFYGAYWCPHCEDQKRMFGEAAALLPYIECDPRSPQGRPDLCAAAGIRAYPTWDIGGRRYEGVLSLEDLAALSGYPQERGR